The region GTCGAGGTCGGACTTTTTATTCATCAGCGTCGCTGAAAGATATTCAGCCAGCAGTGAGTTATTCAGCAACTGCGAGGCTAGGCACGTTGACTGCGGTCACCTTGATCTGGGTGTGCTTCTGGCGGTGACCTGTATGACGCTTGCTGCTCTTGCGGCGGCGGAGCTTCTGAATTTCCAGCTTAGGCCCTTTGAAGAGGCTGTTCACCACTTCGGCTGTGACCGTGGCACCCGACAAGGCTGGAGTGCCAATCAGGCTGTCAGCACCACCGTTGGCCAGCAGCACCTTATCAAAAGTCAGCACGTCACCCAGATTGGCTTCCTTGCGGTAATCAACCACAAGCACATCGCCCACCGAAACGCGATACTGACGGCTACCATCTTCGAAAATTGCAAAAACCATTTCATGACTCCCGGGGCGGTGCACCAGCCAGCCCGTCTCTGATGTTCAGTCTTTGTCCAGTCAAGGTGCAACTGGCACTTTTTCAAGTGGAAACGGAGTTTTAACCGACTAGCGACGCGCTTTCGAGTCTTCCGGGGAAGAAAAGCGAATCTCGGTTCCCGATTCACTCGTACAGAAGAATCGCAAATGTTCAGGTGTCACATTCGAGAGTGAGTTGATGCTGATCGCAACTTCATACTGCTCTTCGAGTTGGCTGATTTCTCGTCGCTTTTTGTTGTTCAGGTAAGCTCCCACGCGTTCCTGAACATCGACGACAATTCTCGTCACTTCCTGATGGTTGGCATGGAACATGAGTAGCCGCATGACCTCAATCGCCATGCTTTCGGCAGTCTTGACCTGACCAGTTCCGGCACAGCAGGGGCAGTCTTCGTAGACACTGCGGCGAAGCGAAGGGCGAATCCGCTGCCTTGTCATTTCCACAAGACCAAAGGGGCTGGTCCTGAGAATCTTGGTACGGGCACGATCGCGGGCCACGGCATCAGCCAATGCTCGCTCAACACCCCGGCGATGACGTTCTTCACGCATATCGATGAAGTCGTTAACGATCACGCCACCCAAATCGCGGAGACGAATCTGCCGGGCGATTTCTTCGGCTGCGCGCAGATTCATCTGGTAAGCGTTTTCCTCGGCATTTTCATCCTGACGGAAGCTGCCGCTGTTGACGTCGATGGCCACCAGTGCTTCCGTCTGATCGATGACAATCGATCCGCCACCTTTAAGCGGAACGTGACGCCGCTGAATGCGGGCAATTTCTTCTTCGACACCATGCTTATGGAAGAGCGGCTCTTTACCGTCGTAGAGCTGCACTCGATCGACAGCTCGGGGCAAGACGATCTTCATGAACTCTTTGGCCCGTTCATAGGCCCGAGGTTCATCGATCCAGATATTCTCAATTTCGCTGTTGTAGATGTCGCGAATCGTGCGGATCATCATGTCGCTCTCCTCGTAGATATCCACGGGAGCGGGGAATTTCCGAATTCGCTTGACGATCACGTTCCACAATCGCAGCAGATAGTTCATGTCGCGCTGCAGGTCTTTCTGCGAGCGATCAATCCCTGCTGTGCGAATGATAAATCCAAGGCCCTCCGGAGGGCTCAATTCTTTAAGCTGCTGGCGCAATCGGCGTCGAATCGAGTCATCACCAATTTTGCGACTGACTCCCACACGCTGCAAACCGGGCATCAAGACCAGGTATCGCCCGGGGATACTGATGTAAGTCGAAAGGGTTGGGCCTTTGTTGCCAATCCCTTCTTTAATGACTTGAATAAGGACTTCACTGCCCCGGCGAAAGATCTCCTGGATGGGAGGCTTGCCGCGGGATGTCCGATCCAGTCCACGTGGAGCCCGCGGACGACCACGAGGCTTTTCATCCTCTTCGTCGTCATCGTCATCGAAGCTTTCGTCGGGACCGTCGACCAGATGCTTATAGTACTGGTACTCAACATCGCTGACGTGGAGGAAGCCATTGCGGCCAACGCCAAAATCAACAAAGGCCGCTTGAATACTGGGCTCGATATTAACAATCCGGCCCTTATAGATGTTGCCGACATAGTTCTCGAGACTGTTACGCTCAACATATAACTCTTCGAGAACGCCATCTTCGAGAATGGCAATTCGGCTTTCCTCCGGCTGGAGGACGTTCATCAGCATTTCTTTACGCATGGATGACCTTTCAAGGGTCATCCGCATGTCAACACGACAGACCGACCATCAGTCCCCGGCAACATTGCCTGGATTCTTCAACTGACAACCATGTTCGATTTCGACCTGTCCAACCAGGGTAGCCTTGAATGCCAAGGCTGCCGGCTGATTCCTGCCATCTCAAAGCCATCTGACCAATTCTCGCTTCGAAACGACGAAGGCGATATTGTCTGATGTCAGGCACTGTATCCCTCTTATGCGAACTCTCGAAATCCATTGGGAACTGCTGCATTTGCAGGGCAGGCAGTATCGACACCGGTTTCGTCGAGTAAAAAACAGAAGAAGAATTTCCGAAGGGTTGCTGGTGGTGCAGGTTGTCTCGAAGCAGAACGGGCCTGTTCCTGCGATTGCAGTCAGACCGGAACGAACAGAGAGCAAACACCACCGGGCCCTGCCCGGAGGCAGTCCACAACCGAAGGGAAGTGCAATTCGAGCAAAGATTGGAAGGACAGTGCACAGAAATCAGGGCCGCTTTTGCTGGCCGACCGTATGCACTGGCGACGCCAATCCCGTGTGCAGGAAGACAACCATTCCTTAAAGAGACGTAACAGCCCGTAGGCACTTTTCTCTGCACATCGCAGAGTGCCGGGGCATCGTCATCAGCAGGAGACTGGAGAGACAGGTTGTTCACATGCGGACTAACTAGAGGAATAACCTTCTTTGGCCCGGTCGTTCGCACCAAAGCCACTAAACAAAACTCAATGATCTTTAACTGTTTTACGGACTTCGAACTCTCCCGAATGGGATCATGCAATGGCAAGGCAACTCTCGGTGCTAGTGCATCATTCCTGCATTCGGCTCTTCAGAGATCACAGACTTCCGAAAGTATGTCAGAAAATCAAAAACACAAAACCTGATTACGCTGGCGATTCTGGCGACAACTTCCGGTGCTCTCCGCGAAGAAAGCTTTCCACATCGTTCGCTGTTTCCATTCGCAAAACGCGATTTGCCAGGTTTTCTGCTTTTGAAATTGTGAGCTTACGGATCAGCTCTTTGATTTCCGGAATCAGATGGGGTGTCACACTCAGTTGCCTGAGGCCTAACCCCACCAGAAGCGGAACAAAAAGCGGATCAGAACTCATTTGACCACATACTGATACAGGAATTCCCCGGCTTTGGCCAGCCTTGACCACAATTTGAATCAGCCGAATGATCGCCGGATCGCCGGCCCGATACAAATTGGCAATCCTCGGATCGCCGCGATCAGAGGCCAGCGTGTACTGAATCAGATCGTTGGTTCCGATGGAAAAAAAGTCGACTTCGCGGGCAAACTGCTCGGCCATAATCGCTGCTGACGGGACTTCCATCATCATGCCGACCGGGATGTCACGTCGATAGGCAATCCCTTGTTCTTCCAGATCTTCAAGGACATCTCCCAGGATCATTTTCGCTTGCCGCAGTTCCAGTAATGTGGAAATGAGCGGGAACATGATGCGGAGATCACCATGACAGGCAGCTCGTGCAATCGCACGAAGCTGAGTGCGAAAGAGATCCAGATGCTGCAGGCTGAGACGGATACTTCTCAAACTCAGTGCTGGATTCACCCCTTCCGGATATTCCATGCGGAAGCCAATCGGGAGTTTATCTGCTCCCAGATCGAGAGTGCGAATGACGACTGGACGATCGGGAAACGCTTTCAGCACTTCGCAATACGAGCGGTAATGATCTTCTTCTGTAGGCTCGGCACTCGCATCCAGATAGAGAAACTCGGTGCGATACAGGCCAATTCCTTCGCCACCCCGCTGACGGGCCGAGGCCGCTTCGTGCGGAAATTCAATATTGCCGTAAAGTGAAATTCCGACGCCATCGAGTGTGACGCTCGGCAGAGTGCGGATCGCTTCCAGGCGATTGGAAAAGTTGCGGTGTTCCTGCTCAACCGCACGGTATCGAGCCAGAGTTTCTGCATCAGGATCAATAATGACAGCACCGTGGCTGCCATCAATAATAACGGTGTCTGCTCCGGCAACATCCGATAGGAAATTCCCCACTCCCACCACAGCCGGGAGTTCCAGCGCGCCGGCCAGAATGGCTGTATGGCTGGTGGTACCGCCAACTTCCGTCGCAAACCCAAGAACATAGGCTTTATCGAGGCTCGCGGTCTCACTGGGAGTCAGGTTATGTGCGAGGATCAGTACTGGCGCCTGGATATTTCGCAGTTCTTCCCGCCGTTCTCCCAGCAATTGCCGGAGAACTCGCTTTTCGAGATCAAAAATATCGGTCGCACGCTCAGCCAGATAAGGGACACCAAGATTCTGAAACTTCTTGGCGTACTGACGGAACACGCGGCTGACGGCAAATTCGGGTGAGAAGCATTTCTGCCGGACGAGCAATTCGATTTCGTCGACAATCCGATGATCCTGCACCATCATCAGATGAGCTGTGAAAATCGCTGCATACTGTTTGCCGAGACGCTCGCGGGCGACACGCTCGTTTTCTTCAATTTCTGTGCAGACGGCCTGCAGCGAGATGCGAAAGCGATTAATTTCAGCATCGACGGCTGAAACACTCACGAAGCGTTGAGGAATTCGAAAAGACTCAGCCCCGAGCACCATCGACTGACCAATGGCTACTCCTGGAGAGACGGCAATCCCGTGTTTCACCAGCATGCCGTCCAATCCTCCATCGATCCAATTATCAGAAGAGACACTCAATTGCAGAGAATTTTCCTCCGCATGAGTCATGCAGGAGGAATTTATCAGGACGAGGCACTGACCAGATCATACTCGAACAGGTGTAGAATCGCTTCCACTGCCTCAGGAG is a window of Planctopirus limnophila DSM 3776 DNA encoding:
- the rplU gene encoding 50S ribosomal protein L21, with protein sequence MVFAIFEDGSRQYRVSVGDVLVVDYRKEANLGDVLTFDKVLLANGGADSLIGTPALSGATVTAEVVNSLFKGPKLEIQKLRRRKSSKRHTGHRQKHTQIKVTAVNVPSLAVAE
- a CDS encoding Rne/Rng family ribonuclease, translated to MRKEMLMNVLQPEESRIAILEDGVLEELYVERNSLENYVGNIYKGRIVNIEPSIQAAFVDFGVGRNGFLHVSDVEYQYYKHLVDGPDESFDDDDDEEDEKPRGRPRAPRGLDRTSRGKPPIQEIFRRGSEVLIQVIKEGIGNKGPTLSTYISIPGRYLVLMPGLQRVGVSRKIGDDSIRRRLRQQLKELSPPEGLGFIIRTAGIDRSQKDLQRDMNYLLRLWNVIVKRIRKFPAPVDIYEESDMMIRTIRDIYNSEIENIWIDEPRAYERAKEFMKIVLPRAVDRVQLYDGKEPLFHKHGVEEEIARIQRRHVPLKGGGSIVIDQTEALVAIDVNSGSFRQDENAEENAYQMNLRAAEEIARQIRLRDLGGVIVNDFIDMREERHRRGVERALADAVARDRARTKILRTSPFGLVEMTRQRIRPSLRRSVYEDCPCCAGTGQVKTAESMAIEVMRLLMFHANHQEVTRIVVDVQERVGAYLNNKKRREISQLEEQYEVAISINSLSNVTPEHLRFFCTSESGTEIRFSSPEDSKARR
- the ptsP gene encoding phosphoenolpyruvate--protein phosphotransferase, whose protein sequence is MLVKHGIAVSPGVAIGQSMVLGAESFRIPQRFVSVSAVDAEINRFRISLQAVCTEIEENERVARERLGKQYAAIFTAHLMMVQDHRIVDEIELLVRQKCFSPEFAVSRVFRQYAKKFQNLGVPYLAERATDIFDLEKRVLRQLLGERREELRNIQAPVLILAHNLTPSETASLDKAYVLGFATEVGGTTSHTAILAGALELPAVVGVGNFLSDVAGADTVIIDGSHGAVIIDPDAETLARYRAVEQEHRNFSNRLEAIRTLPSVTLDGVGISLYGNIEFPHEAASARQRGGEGIGLYRTEFLYLDASAEPTEEDHYRSYCEVLKAFPDRPVVIRTLDLGADKLPIGFRMEYPEGVNPALSLRSIRLSLQHLDLFRTQLRAIARAACHGDLRIMFPLISTLLELRQAKMILGDVLEDLEEQGIAYRRDIPVGMMMEVPSAAIMAEQFAREVDFFSIGTNDLIQYTLASDRGDPRIANLYRAGDPAIIRLIQIVVKAGQSRGIPVSVCGQMSSDPLFVPLLVGLGLRQLSVTPHLIPEIKELIRKLTISKAENLANRVLRMETANDVESFLRGEHRKLSPESPA